The following are from one region of the Pseudomonas putida genome:
- a CDS encoding [protein-PII] uridylyltransferase has protein sequence MPQVDPELFDRGQFQAELALKASPIAAFKKAIRQAGEVLDKRFRSGSEIRPLIEARAWLVDNILQQAWNQFDWGDQSGIALVAVGGYGRGELHPHSDIDLLILLGAAEHEQYRDAIERFLTLLWDIGLEVGQSVRTVDECAEQARADLTVITNLMESRTIAGPEALRQRMLEVTSTAHMWPSKDFFLAKRAELKARHHKYNDTEYNLEPNVKGSPGGLRDIQTVLWVARRQYGTLNLHALAGEGFLLESENELLASSQDFLWKVRYALHMLAGRAEDRLLFDHQRSIAALLGYRDDNPKRAIEQFMQQYYRVVMSISQLCDLIIQHFEEVILADDDSGTTQPLNARFRLHDGYIEATRPNVFKRTPFAMLEIFVLMAQHPEIKGVRADTVRLLREHRHLIDDTFRTDIRNTSLFIELFKCEIGIHRNLRRMNRYGILGRYLPEFGLIVGQMQHDLFHIYTVDAHTLNLIKHLRKLQYTPVSEKFPLASKLMGRLPKPELIYLAGLYHDIGKGRQGDHSELGAVDAQKFCERHQLPAWDSRLIVWLVQNHLVMSTTAQRKDLSDPQVINDFALHVGDETRLDYLYVLTVADINATNPSLWNSWRASLLRQLYTETKRALRRGLENPLDREEQIRQTQSAALDILVREGTDPDDVEQLWSQLGDDYFLKHTAADVAWHSDAILQQPADGGPLVLIKETTQREFEGGTQIFIYAPDQHDFFAVTVAAMSQLNLNIHDARIITSSSQFTLDTYIVLDNDGGSIGDNPQRVKQIRDGLTEALRNPEDYPTIIQRRVPRQLKHFDFPPQVTILNDAQRPVTILEITAPDRPGLLARLGRIFLEFDLSLQNAKIATLGERVEDVFFITDADNQPLSDPQLCSRLQEAIVQQLQAGQASDASPTRVTF, from the coding sequence ATGCCCCAGGTGGATCCCGAGCTGTTCGACCGCGGCCAGTTCCAGGCGGAACTGGCCCTCAAGGCGAGCCCCATCGCTGCCTTCAAGAAAGCCATCCGCCAGGCCGGCGAGGTGCTCGACAAGCGTTTCCGCAGTGGCAGCGAAATCCGCCCGCTGATCGAGGCCCGCGCCTGGCTCGTCGACAATATCCTGCAACAGGCCTGGAACCAGTTCGACTGGGGCGACCAGAGCGGCATTGCCCTGGTTGCGGTGGGCGGTTACGGGCGCGGTGAGCTGCACCCGCATTCGGACATCGACCTGCTGATCTTGCTGGGTGCCGCCGAACACGAGCAGTACCGCGATGCCATCGAGCGGTTTCTTACCCTGCTGTGGGACATCGGCCTGGAAGTTGGCCAGAGCGTGCGCACCGTCGACGAGTGCGCCGAGCAGGCCCGCGCCGACCTGACGGTTATCACCAACCTGATGGAAAGCCGCACCATTGCCGGCCCCGAGGCCCTGCGCCAGCGGATGCTGGAAGTGACCAGTACTGCACACATGTGGCCGAGCAAGGATTTCTTCCTGGCCAAGCGAGCCGAACTCAAGGCCCGCCACCACAAGTACAACGACACCGAGTACAACCTCGAACCCAATGTGAAAGGTTCACCCGGCGGCCTGCGCGATATCCAGACAGTGCTATGGGTCGCCCGCCGCCAGTACGGCACGCTCAACCTGCACGCGCTGGCAGGCGAAGGTTTCCTTCTGGAAAGCGAGAACGAGCTGCTGGCCTCGTCACAGGACTTCCTGTGGAAGGTGCGCTACGCCTTGCACATGCTCGCCGGGCGCGCCGAGGACCGCCTGCTGTTCGACCACCAGCGCAGCATCGCCGCGCTGCTGGGCTACCGCGACGACAACCCCAAGCGGGCGATCGAGCAGTTCATGCAGCAGTACTACCGTGTGGTGATGAGCATCAGCCAGCTGTGCGACCTGATCATCCAGCACTTCGAGGAGGTCATCCTCGCCGATGACGACAGTGGCACCACCCAGCCTCTGAATGCGCGCTTCCGCCTGCATGACGGCTATATAGAAGCTACCCGGCCGAACGTGTTCAAGCGCACGCCGTTCGCCATGCTGGAAATCTTCGTGCTGATGGCCCAGCACCCGGAAATCAAGGGCGTACGCGCCGATACCGTGCGGCTACTGCGCGAGCACCGCCACCTGATCGACGACACCTTCCGCACCGATATCCGCAATACCAGCCTGTTCATCGAACTGTTCAAGTGCGAAATCGGTATCCACCGCAACCTGCGGCGGATGAACCGCTACGGCATCCTGGGCCGCTACCTGCCGGAGTTCGGCCTGATCGTCGGTCAGATGCAGCACGACCTGTTCCACATCTATACGGTCGATGCGCACACCCTCAACCTCATCAAGCACCTGCGCAAGCTGCAATACACGCCGGTGTCCGAGAAATTTCCACTGGCCAGCAAGCTCATGGGCCGCCTGCCCAAGCCCGAGCTGATCTACCTGGCCGGCCTGTACCACGACATCGGCAAGGGCCGCCAGGGCGACCATTCCGAGCTGGGCGCGGTGGATGCGCAGAAGTTCTGCGAACGCCACCAGTTGCCGGCCTGGGACAGCCGGTTGATCGTCTGGCTGGTGCAGAACCACCTGGTGATGTCGACCACCGCCCAGCGCAAGGACCTGTCCGACCCGCAGGTGATCAACGATTTCGCCCTGCATGTGGGCGACGAGACACGCCTGGACTACCTGTACGTGCTGACCGTGGCCGATATCAACGCCACCAACCCCAGCCTGTGGAACTCGTGGCGGGCCAGCCTGCTGCGCCAGCTGTACACCGAGACCAAGCGCGCCCTGCGCCGTGGCCTGGAAAACCCTCTGGACCGCGAAGAGCAGATTCGCCAGACCCAATCGGCGGCGCTGGATATCCTGGTGCGCGAAGGCACCGACCCGGACGACGTCGAGCAGCTGTGGTCACAGCTGGGCGATGACTACTTCCTCAAGCACACCGCTGCCGACGTGGCCTGGCACAGTGACGCGATACTCCAGCAGCCGGCCGATGGCGGGCCGCTGGTGCTGATCAAGGAAACCACCCAGCGCGAGTTCGAGGGCGGCACGCAGATCTTCATCTACGCCCCCGACCAGCACGACTTCTTCGCCGTGACGGTGGCGGCCATGTCGCAGCTGAACCTGAACATTCATGACGCGCGGATCATCACCTCGAGCAGCCAGTTCACCCTCGATACCTACATCGTGCTGGACAACGACGGCGGCTCGATCGGCGACAACCCGCAGCGGGTCAAGCAGATTCGCGACGGCCTGACCGAAGCGCTGCGCAACCCCGAGGACTACCCGACCATCATCCAGCGCCGGGTACCGCGCCAACTCAAGCACTTCGACTTCCCGCCGCAAGTGACCATCCTCAATGATGCCCAGCGACCGGTGACCATCCTCGAGATCACTGCGCCCGACCGCCCAGGCCTGCTGGCCCGGCTGGGGCGGATCTTCCTGGAATTCGACCTGTCGCTGCAGAACGCCAAGATCGCCACCCTTGGCGAGCGGGTGGAAGACGTTTTCTTCATCACCGATGCCGACAACCAGCCGCTGTCCGACCCACAGCTGTGCAGCCGCCTGCAGGAGGCCATCGTCCAGCAGCTGCAGGCCGGCCAGGCCAGCGATGCCAGCCCTACCCGCGTAACCTTTTGA
- a CDS encoding HigA family addiction module antitoxin, protein MLDAATELRDLRSPPGNRLEALSGNRAGGVSADMALRLSICLDTTPEFWLNLQTAFDLRTAEQQHGDEIIGSVQRLVA, encoded by the coding sequence ATGCTCGATGCCGCAACAGAGCTGCGAGACCTTCGGTCGCCACCTGGCAACCGTCTCGAGGCATTGAGCGGCAACCGAGCAGGCGGTGTTTCCGCCGACATGGCGCTGCGCCTGTCCATCTGCCTGGACACCACCCCCGAGTTCTGGCTCAACCTGCAGACCGCCTTCGATCTGCGCACCGCTGAACAGCAACACGGTGACGAGATCATCGGTTCGGTACAGCGCCTGGTCGCTTGA
- a CDS encoding Na+/H+ antiporter, translated as MQSAYTVLILLTLVSVSKLVGRMIPLPLPLVQIAAGALLAWPTLGLHVALDPELFLFLFLPPLLFADGWRIPKRELWRIRGPVVALAVGLVLFTVVGAGYFIHWLLPSIPLPVAFALAAVLSPTDAVAVSAITQDRLPTPLMHMLQGEALMNDASGLVTFKFALAAAITGVFSLTDASFSFVLVALGGLAVGVALSWLIGRLRAWMIARGWDDPATHVVFMLLLPFAAYVLAERLGVSGILSAVAAGMMQSWLDLLPRQTSTRLLNRSVWSLLEFAFNGLIFLLLGLQLPDIIKAVVSHEATVWPTLAYRCLDVVAIFAALILLRFIWVQSIWRSIGVVRRWRGKPALVLMPTARSCWLLTLGGVRGAVTLAGVMSIPLLIGAGKAFPERDLLIFIAAGVILLSLISACIALPILLRGITKSPDERLHQEVQEAWRRTAEAAIHALEAEEVIDSNAPQDAAQATLATELKARLMAEYRDELDSYNDSAEAKALAEQMDLLERRLRLRALRAQRLELYNLHRQHLVGDEVVRQVLGELDMSEANLGSVK; from the coding sequence ATGCAGTCCGCCTACACCGTCCTCATCCTGCTGACCCTGGTCAGCGTGTCGAAGCTGGTCGGCCGCATGATTCCGCTGCCCTTGCCGCTGGTGCAGATCGCCGCCGGCGCCTTGCTCGCATGGCCGACACTGGGCCTGCATGTGGCCCTGGACCCCGAGCTGTTCCTGTTCCTGTTCCTGCCGCCGTTGCTGTTCGCCGACGGCTGGCGCATTCCCAAGCGCGAGTTGTGGCGCATTCGTGGGCCGGTGGTAGCGCTGGCCGTGGGTCTGGTGCTGTTTACCGTGGTCGGAGCCGGTTACTTCATTCACTGGCTGCTGCCGAGCATCCCGCTGCCGGTGGCCTTCGCCCTGGCTGCCGTGTTGTCGCCGACCGACGCCGTGGCGGTTTCGGCCATTACCCAGGACCGCCTGCCCACCCCGCTGATGCACATGCTCCAGGGCGAGGCCCTGATGAACGATGCCTCGGGCCTGGTGACCTTCAAGTTCGCCCTGGCAGCGGCGATCACCGGGGTATTCTCGCTGACCGACGCCAGCTTCAGCTTCGTGCTGGTCGCCCTGGGCGGCCTGGCCGTGGGCGTGGCCCTGAGCTGGCTGATCGGCCGCCTGCGGGCCTGGATGATCGCCCGCGGCTGGGACGACCCGGCTACCCACGTGGTATTCATGTTGCTGCTACCGTTTGCCGCCTACGTGCTGGCCGAGCGCCTGGGCGTGTCGGGCATCCTTTCGGCGGTGGCGGCCGGCATGATGCAGAGCTGGCTCGACCTGCTGCCACGGCAGACCAGCACGCGCCTGCTCAACCGCAGCGTGTGGTCGCTGCTGGAGTTCGCTTTCAACGGCCTGATCTTCCTGCTGCTGGGCCTGCAGCTGCCAGACATCATCAAGGCGGTGGTCAGCCACGAAGCGACTGTGTGGCCGACCCTGGCCTACCGCTGCCTGGATGTAGTGGCGATCTTTGCCGCGCTGATCTTGTTGCGGTTCATATGGGTGCAGAGCATCTGGCGCTCGATCGGTGTGGTACGCCGCTGGCGCGGCAAGCCCGCGCTGGTGCTGATGCCGACGGCGCGTTCCTGCTGGTTGCTGACCCTGGGGGGCGTGCGCGGTGCGGTCACCCTGGCCGGCGTGATGTCGATCCCGTTGCTGATCGGAGCAGGCAAGGCTTTTCCGGAGCGTGACTTGCTGATCTTCATTGCGGCCGGGGTGATCCTGCTGTCGTTGATCAGCGCCTGTATCGCGCTGCCGATCTTGCTGCGCGGTATTACCAAAAGCCCGGACGAGCGGTTGCATCAGGAGGTGCAGGAAGCGTGGCGACGCACCGCCGAGGCGGCGATCCATGCGCTGGAGGCGGAGGAAGTGATCGACAGCAATGCGCCGCAGGACGCCGCGCAGGCAACCTTGGCGACCGAGCTGAAGGCGCGGCTGATGGCTGAGTATCGGGATGAACTGGATAGCTATAACGACAGTGCCGAGGCCAAGGCCCTGGCCGAGCAGATGGACTTGCTGGAGCGGCGTTTGCGCTTGCGGGCGCTGCGGGCGCAGCGGCTGGAACTGTATAACCTGCATCGCCAGCATCTGGTGGGTGATGAAGTGGTGCGGCAGGTGCTGGGGGAGCTGGATATGAGTGAGGCGAACCTGGGTTCAGTCAAGTAG
- the tsf gene encoding translation elongation factor Ts: MAAITAALVKELRERTGEGMMDCKKALEKAGGDIEKAIDDMRASGAIKAAKKAGNVAAEGAIAVKTDGKSAVLLEVNSQTDFLALQDDFKNFVADSIEEAFAQKLTDAAPLIASREAAREALVAKCGENVNIRRLVRVEGDVVGAYLHGNKIGAAVVLKGGDVDLAKNIAMHVAASNPEFLLPSEVSAEAIEREKGVFLQLNADKIAGKPENIVENMIKGRISKFLAEASLVEQAFVMNPEVKVGELAKKAGAEIVSFTYFKVGEGIEKPVDDFAAEVAAQVAAAKQ, encoded by the coding sequence ATGGCAGCAATTACTGCAGCGCTGGTAAAAGAACTGCGCGAGCGTACCGGCGAAGGCATGATGGATTGCAAGAAGGCCCTGGAAAAGGCCGGCGGCGACATCGAAAAAGCCATTGACGACATGCGTGCCTCGGGCGCCATCAAGGCCGCCAAAAAGGCTGGCAACGTCGCTGCTGAAGGCGCTATCGCCGTCAAGACCGACGGTAAATCCGCCGTCCTGCTGGAAGTGAACTCGCAGACCGACTTCCTGGCCCTGCAAGACGACTTCAAGAACTTCGTTGCCGACAGCATCGAAGAAGCCTTCGCCCAGAAGCTGACCGACGCTGCTCCGCTGATCGCCTCGCGTGAAGCTGCTCGTGAAGCCCTGGTTGCCAAGTGTGGCGAGAACGTCAACATCCGCCGCCTGGTGCGCGTTGAAGGTGACGTTGTCGGTGCCTACCTGCACGGCAACAAGATCGGCGCTGCCGTTGTCCTGAAAGGCGGCGACGTCGATCTGGCCAAGAACATCGCCATGCACGTTGCAGCTTCGAACCCTGAGTTCCTGCTGCCGTCGGAAGTTTCCGCCGAAGCCATCGAGCGCGAGAAGGGCGTCTTCCTGCAGCTGAACGCTGACAAGATCGCCGGCAAGCCGGAAAACATCGTCGAGAACATGATCAAAGGTCGTATCTCGAAGTTCCTGGCCGAAGCCTCGCTGGTCGAGCAGGCTTTCGTCATGAATCCGGAAGTCAAGGTTGGCGAGCTGGCCAAGAAAGCCGGCGCTGAAATCGTTTCCTTCACCTACTTCAAAGTAGGCGAAGGCATCGAGAAGCCAGTCGACGACTTCGCTGCTGAAGTTGCCGCTCAGGTCGCTGCTGCCAAGCAGTAA
- the pyrH gene encoding UMP kinase — translation MAQQVSGRQPRYKRILLKLSGEALMGSEDFGIDPKVLDRMALEVGQLVGIGVQVGLVIGGGNLFRGAALSAAGMDRVTGDHMGMLATVMNGLAMRDALERSNIPALVMSAISMVGVTDHYDRRKAIRHLNSGDVVIFSAGTGNPFFTTDSAACLRAIEIDADVVLKATKVDGVYTADPFKDPHAEKFDHLTYDEVLDRKLGVMDLTAICLCRDHKMPLRVFNMNKPGALLNIVVGGAEGTLIEEGQA, via the coding sequence ATGGCTCAGCAGGTGAGTGGTCGCCAACCTCGCTATAAACGCATTTTGCTCAAACTTAGCGGCGAGGCCCTGATGGGCTCGGAAGACTTCGGGATCGACCCGAAAGTGCTGGATCGCATGGCCCTTGAAGTTGGCCAGCTGGTAGGGATCGGTGTCCAGGTCGGCCTGGTGATCGGTGGCGGCAACCTGTTCCGCGGCGCCGCGCTGAGCGCAGCCGGCATGGACCGCGTCACCGGTGACCACATGGGCATGCTGGCTACCGTGATGAACGGCCTGGCCATGCGCGACGCGCTGGAGCGCTCGAACATCCCGGCCCTGGTCATGTCGGCCATTTCCATGGTCGGTGTCACCGATCATTACGATCGTCGCAAAGCTATTCGCCACCTCAACTCCGGGGATGTGGTAATTTTCTCCGCCGGTACCGGCAACCCGTTCTTCACCACCGACTCCGCAGCCTGCCTGCGCGCCATCGAAATCGATGCCGACGTGGTGCTGAAGGCGACCAAGGTCGATGGTGTGTACACTGCCGATCCATTCAAGGACCCGCATGCCGAGAAGTTCGATCACCTGACCTACGACGAGGTCCTGGATCGCAAGCTGGGCGTGATGGACCTGACCGCAATCTGCCTGTGCCGTGACCACAAGATGCCATTGCGGGTATTCAACATGAACAAGCCTGGCGCCCTGCTGAACATCGTGGTGGGTGGCGCTGAAGGTACTCTGATCGAGGAAGGCCAAGCATGA
- the dapD gene encoding 2,3,4,5-tetrahydropyridine-2,6-dicarboxylate N-succinyltransferase, which translates to MSNTLFSLAFGVGSQNRQGAWLEVFYAQPLLNPSAELVAAVAPVLGYQGGNQAIAFSNAQAAQLAEAVKGVDAAQAALLTRLAESHKPLVATLLAEDAALTSTPEAYLKLHLLSHRLVKPHGVSLAGIFPLLPNVAWTNQGAVDLAELAELQLEARLKGELLEVFSVDKFPKMTDYVVPAGVRIADTARVRLGAYIGEGTTIMHEGFVNFNAGTEGPGMIEGRVSAGVFVGKGSDLGGGCSTMGTLSGGGNIVIKVGEGCLIGANAGIGIPLGDRNTVEAGLYITAGTKVNLLDENNQLVKVVKARDLAGQTDLLFRRNSLNGAVECKTHKSAIELNEALHAHN; encoded by the coding sequence ATGTCCAATACCCTGTTCAGCCTGGCCTTCGGTGTCGGCTCCCAGAACCGCCAGGGCGCCTGGCTGGAAGTGTTCTACGCACAACCGCTGCTCAACCCGAGCGCCGAACTGGTCGCTGCAGTAGCCCCTGTTCTCGGTTATCAAGGTGGCAACCAGGCCATCGCCTTCAGCAACGCCCAAGCCGCGCAACTGGCCGAAGCCGTGAAAGGTGTGGATGCCGCCCAGGCCGCCCTGCTGACCCGCCTGGCTGAAAGCCACAAGCCGCTGGTCGCTACCCTGCTGGCCGAAGACGCCGCGCTGACCTCGACCCCAGAGGCCTACCTCAAGCTGCACCTGCTGTCGCACCGCCTGGTCAAGCCACACGGCGTGAGCCTGGCCGGCATCTTCCCGCTGCTGCCGAACGTGGCCTGGACCAACCAGGGCGCGGTCGACCTGGCCGAACTCGCTGAGCTGCAACTGGAAGCGCGCCTGAAGGGCGAGCTGCTGGAAGTATTCTCGGTGGACAAGTTCCCGAAAATGACCGACTACGTGGTCCCGGCCGGCGTGCGTATCGCCGACACCGCCCGTGTGCGCCTGGGCGCCTACATTGGCGAAGGCACCACCATCATGCACGAAGGCTTCGTCAACTTTAACGCGGGCACCGAAGGCCCGGGCATGATCGAAGGCCGCGTTTCCGCTGGCGTATTCGTCGGCAAGGGCTCGGACCTGGGCGGCGGCTGCTCGACCATGGGCACCCTGTCCGGTGGCGGCAACATCGTCATCAAGGTTGGTGAAGGCTGCCTGATCGGCGCCAACGCCGGTATCGGCATTCCGCTGGGCGACCGCAACACCGTCGAAGCCGGCCTGTACATCACCGCCGGTACCAAGGTGAACCTGCTGGACGAGAACAACCAGCTGGTCAAAGTGGTCAAGGCTCGCGATCTGGCTGGCCAGACCGACCTGCTGTTCCGCCGCAACTCGCTGAACGGCGCGGTGGAGTGCAAGACCCACAAGTCAGCCATCGAGCTGAACGAGGCGCTGCACGCGCACAACTGA
- a CDS encoding ArsC family reductase encodes MTYTLYGIKACDTMKKARTWLEDQAIAYEFHDYKTQGIDRDSLNRWCDEHGWEVILNRAGTTFRKLDDASKADLDQAKAVELMLAQPSMIKRPVLDLGARTLVGFKPDLYAAALA; translated from the coding sequence ATGACCTACACGCTCTACGGCATCAAAGCCTGTGACACCATGAAAAAGGCACGTACCTGGCTCGAAGACCAGGCCATTGCCTACGAATTCCACGACTACAAGACCCAAGGCATCGACCGTGACAGCCTGAACCGCTGGTGCGACGAACACGGCTGGGAAGTCATCCTCAACCGTGCCGGCACCACCTTCCGCAAGCTGGACGACGCCAGCAAGGCCGACCTCGACCAGGCCAAGGCCGTCGAGCTGATGCTGGCCCAGCCGTCGATGATCAAGCGCCCGGTGCTCGACCTTGGCGCGCGCACCCTGGTCGGCTTCAAGCCTGACCTGTACGCCGCCGCCCTGGCCTGA
- the rpsB gene encoding 30S ribosomal protein S2 yields MSQVNMRDMLKAGVHFGHQTRYWNPKMGKYIFGARNKIHIVNLEKTLPMFNDALSFVERLAQGKNKILFVGTKRSAGKIVAEQAARCGSPYVDHRWLGGMLTNYKTIRASIKRLRDLETQAEDGTFAKLTKKEALMRSRDLEKLDRSLGGIKDMGGLPDALFVIDVDHERIAITEANKLGIPVIGVVDTNSSPEGVDYIIPGNDDAIRAIELYMTSMADAVIRGRNNVAGGTEVYAEEAAAPAAE; encoded by the coding sequence ATGTCCCAAGTCAACATGCGCGATATGCTGAAGGCCGGTGTGCACTTCGGCCACCAGACCCGTTACTGGAACCCGAAAATGGGCAAGTACATTTTCGGCGCGCGTAACAAGATCCACATCGTCAACCTGGAAAAAACCCTGCCGATGTTCAACGACGCTCTGTCGTTCGTAGAGCGCCTGGCCCAGGGCAAGAACAAGATCCTGTTCGTCGGCACCAAGCGTTCCGCCGGCAAGATCGTCGCCGAGCAAGCTGCTCGTTGCGGTTCGCCGTACGTTGACCACCGTTGGTTGGGCGGCATGCTGACCAACTACAAGACCATCCGCGCTTCGATCAAGCGTCTGCGCGACCTGGAAACCCAGGCCGAAGACGGCACTTTCGCCAAGCTGACCAAGAAAGAAGCCCTGATGCGCTCCCGCGACCTGGAAAAACTGGATCGCAGCCTGGGTGGTATCAAGGACATGGGCGGTCTGCCAGACGCTCTGTTCGTGATCGACGTTGATCACGAGCGCATCGCGATCACCGAAGCCAACAAGCTGGGCATCCCGGTTATCGGCGTTGTCGATACCAACAGCAGCCCTGAAGGTGTTGACTACATCATCCCGGGTAACGATGACGCCATCCGCGCTATCGAGCTGTACATGACTTCGATGGCTGACGCTGTCATCCGCGGCCGCAACAACGTTGCCGGCGGCACCGAAGTTTACGCTGAAGAAGCGGCTGCACCTGCTGCCGAGTAA
- the map gene encoding type I methionyl aminopeptidase: protein MTVTIKTAEDIEKMRIAGRLAAEVLEMIEEHVKPGVTTEELDRLCHDYIVNVQQAIPAPLNYKGYPKSICTSINHVVCHGIPNDKPLKDGDTLNIDVTVIKDGYHGDTSRMFHVGTVPVWAERLSKVTQECMYKAIELVKPGCRLGDIGEVIQKHAEKNGFSVVREFCGHGIGKVFHEEPQILHYGRAGTGMELKEGMTFTIEPMINQGKADTKVLGDGWTAITKDRKLSAQWEHTLVVTATGYEIFTLRKDDTIPRTSA from the coding sequence ATGACCGTCACCATCAAGACCGCAGAAGACATCGAGAAGATGCGCATCGCTGGCCGCCTGGCCGCCGAAGTGCTGGAAATGATCGAAGAACACGTCAAGCCCGGTGTCACCACCGAAGAGCTGGACCGTCTGTGCCACGACTACATCGTCAACGTCCAGCAGGCCATTCCGGCGCCACTCAACTACAAGGGCTACCCGAAGTCGATCTGCACCTCGATCAACCATGTGGTCTGCCACGGCATCCCCAACGACAAGCCGCTCAAGGACGGTGACACGCTGAACATCGACGTGACCGTGATCAAGGACGGCTACCACGGCGACACCAGCCGCATGTTCCACGTCGGCACCGTGCCGGTATGGGCCGAGCGCCTGTCCAAGGTCACCCAGGAATGCATGTACAAGGCCATCGAACTGGTCAAGCCGGGCTGCCGCCTGGGCGACATCGGCGAAGTGATCCAGAAGCACGCTGAAAAGAACGGTTTCTCGGTGGTACGCGAGTTCTGCGGCCACGGCATCGGCAAGGTGTTCCACGAAGAGCCGCAAATCCTGCATTACGGCCGGGCTGGCACCGGCATGGAACTGAAGGAAGGCATGACCTTCACCATCGAGCCGATGATCAACCAGGGCAAGGCCGACACCAAGGTGCTGGGCGACGGCTGGACCGCCATCACCAAGGATCGCAAGCTCTCGGCGCAGTGGGAACACACCCTGGTGGTCACCGCGACCGGCTACGAAATCTTCACCCTGCGCAAGGACGACACCATCCCGCGCACCTCGGCCTGA
- the dapC gene encoding succinyldiaminopimelate transaminase, translating to MNHALTQLQPYPFEKLRALLGSVKPAADKRAIALSIGEPKHESPAFVAQAMADNLDKLAVYPSTIGLPALRQAIGQWCERRFGVPAGWLDADRHILPVNGTREALFAFTQAVVNRADDGLVVSPNPFYQIYEGAALLAGATPHYLPCLESNGFNPDFDAVPAEVWKRCQILFLCSPGNPTGALVPMDTLKKLIALADEHDFVIAADECYSELYFDEDAPPPGLLTACAELGRSDFKRCVVFHSLSKRSNLPGLRSGFVAGDAEIIKPFLLYRTYHGCAMPVQTQLASIAAWQDEAHVRENRDQYRAKYDAVLDILQPVLDVQRPDGSFYLWAKVPGSDAEFTRDLFEAQHVTVVPGSYLSREVDGLNPGAGRVRMALVAPLAECIEAAERIRAFLQTR from the coding sequence ATGAACCATGCCTTGACCCAGCTTCAGCCCTATCCGTTCGAGAAGCTCCGCGCCCTGCTGGGCAGCGTGAAGCCTGCGGCAGACAAACGCGCCATCGCCCTTTCGATCGGTGAGCCGAAGCACGAATCGCCGGCGTTCGTCGCCCAGGCCATGGCCGACAACCTCGACAAGCTGGCGGTGTACCCGAGCACCATCGGCCTGCCGGCCCTGCGCCAGGCCATCGGCCAGTGGTGCGAGCGGCGCTTTGGCGTACCGGCCGGCTGGCTGGACGCCGACCGCCACATCCTGCCGGTCAACGGCACCCGTGAGGCGCTGTTCGCCTTCACCCAGGCCGTGGTCAACCGCGCCGATGACGGCCTGGTGGTCAGCCCCAACCCGTTCTACCAGATCTACGAAGGGGCAGCGCTGCTGGCCGGTGCCACCCCGCACTACCTGCCGTGCCTGGAAAGCAACGGCTTCAACCCCGACTTCGACGCCGTGCCGGCTGAAGTGTGGAAGCGTTGCCAGATCCTGTTCCTGTGCTCACCGGGCAACCCCACCGGCGCACTGGTGCCGATGGACACGCTGAAGAAGCTGATTGCCCTGGCCGACGAGCACGACTTCGTGATTGCCGCCGACGAATGCTACAGCGAACTGTACTTCGACGAGGATGCCCCGCCGCCGGGCCTGCTGACGGCCTGTGCGGAACTGGGTCGCAGCGACTTCAAGCGCTGCGTGGTTTTCCATAGCCTGTCCAAGCGCTCCAACCTGCCAGGCCTGCGCTCGGGCTTCGTCGCCGGTGATGCCGAGATCATCAAGCCGTTCCTGCTGTACCGTACCTACCACGGCTGCGCCATGCCGGTGCAAACCCAGCTGGCCAGCATTGCTGCCTGGCAGGACGAGGCACATGTGCGCGAGAACCGCGACCAGTACCGCGCCAAGTACGATGCCGTACTGGATATCCTGCAGCCGGTACTGGACGTGCAGCGCCCGGATGGCAGCTTCTACCTGTGGGCCAAGGTACCCGGCAGCGATGCCGAGTTCACCCGCGACCTGTTCGAGGCCCAGCATGTGACGGTGGTGCCGGGGTCGTACCTGTCGCGTGAAGTGGATGGCCTGAACCCGGGCGCCGGCCGCGTGCGCATGGCGCTGGTTGCACCGCTGGCCGAGTGCATCGAGGCGGCGGAGCGGATTCGCGCATTCCTGCAAACCCGCTGA